In a genomic window of Porphyromonadaceae bacterium W3.11:
- a CDS encoding helix-turn-helix domain-containing protein codes for MSNKEQILKESFMLFLKHGYEAVSLVDIEKASGVSRGGIYHHFKSKESIFVESIGKFVFEFLESSPVESMPDHTSISSPLLTFLSLILENIEHRMKIFHERFGDEVSARNLFALVFYLSNNYPNTKEKIRESSYHDQEKWVGVINESIKANEITDAVDVEQLALNFRNIYVGKSISDSLNEELIVEELRSQWINIYNLIRQK; via the coding sequence ATGAGCAATAAAGAACAAATATTGAAAGAGTCATTCATGCTTTTCCTAAAGCATGGATATGAAGCTGTAAGCCTTGTTGATATAGAAAAGGCATCCGGAGTTTCACGGGGTGGAATTTACCACCACTTCAAAAGCAAAGAAAGCATATTCGTTGAGTCTATAGGGAAGTTTGTCTTTGAGTTTTTAGAATCTTCGCCCGTTGAATCAATGCCAGACCATACAAGTATTAGCTCTCCTTTACTAACTTTTCTAAGTCTTATACTTGAAAACATAGAGCATAGAATGAAGATATTTCACGAAAGATTTGGTGATGAAGTATCAGCTAGGAATCTCTTTGCTTTAGTTTTTTACCTTAGTAATAACTATCCGAATACAAAGGAAAAGATTAGAGAATCCAGCTACCATGATCAAGAAAAGTGGGTAGGTGTAATTAACGAGTCTATAAAAGCTAATGAAATCACTGATGCTGTGGATGTCGAACAACTGGCACTCAACTTCAGAAACATATATGTAGGAAAGTCTATAAGCGATTCCCTAAATGAGGAATTGATTGTAGAGGAGCTTCGCTCTCAATGGATAAACATATACAACTTAATTAGACAAAAATAA
- a CDS encoding neutral zinc metallopeptidase, which translates to MKLNGRRESENVEDRRGKRTRKASLGVGGLIILGLITWVLGGNPLDVLKDNGAEIIPTPATTEEYVPTAQEEEMATFVKKVLAGTEDVWTNVFAENGMTYRAPKLVMFTNSVESGCGAASAQVGPFYCSADQTVYIDLSFFVEMKNRLGAGGDFAYAYVIAHEIGHHVQYLLGTLDEAHSKMAQMSKKEANAVSVRLELQADYYAGVWAHYEKAMYDSLEPGDLEEGINAAHAIGDDKLQMEAQGYVVPDAFNHGTSKQRMAWLTKGYQMGTIKDGDTFNLKDPL; encoded by the coding sequence ATGAAGCTAAATGGACGTAGAGAGAGTGAAAATGTAGAGGATCGCCGAGGAAAAAGGACTCGGAAGGCATCCCTAGGAGTAGGAGGGCTAATCATTCTTGGATTGATTACTTGGGTCCTAGGTGGTAATCCATTGGATGTCCTAAAAGATAATGGTGCTGAGATCATTCCAACCCCTGCAACCACAGAGGAGTATGTACCAACAGCTCAGGAGGAGGAGATGGCTACATTTGTAAAAAAGGTCCTAGCCGGTACCGAGGATGTCTGGACAAACGTTTTCGCTGAAAATGGGATGACATACAGAGCACCTAAGTTGGTTATGTTTACCAATTCAGTAGAAAGTGGATGTGGTGCAGCGTCGGCACAAGTAGGCCCCTTTTACTGTTCAGCAGATCAGACCGTTTACATTGACTTATCTTTCTTTGTTGAAATGAAGAATAGGTTAGGTGCTGGAGGCGATTTTGCTTATGCTTATGTCATTGCTCATGAGATAGGTCATCACGTGCAGTATTTACTAGGCACCTTGGATGAAGCTCATTCCAAGATGGCTCAGATGAGTAAAAAAGAAGCTAATGCCGTGAGTGTACGTCTAGAGCTCCAGGCAGATTATTATGCAGGAGTATGGGCACATTATGAAAAGGCTATGTACGATTCACTGGAGCCTGGCGACCTTGAAGAAGGCATCAACGCTGCACACGCGATAGGAGACGACAAGCTACAGATGGAAGCGCAGGGCTATGTAGTTCCGGATGCATTTAATCACGGGACTTCCAAGCAACGTATGGCATGGTTGACTAAAGGCTATCAAATGGGAACTATCAAAGATGGTGATACATTCAATCTCAAGGATCCATTATAA
- the rocD gene encoding ornithine--oxo-acid transaminase, whose product MEISKNAQRYIAQEEKYGAHNYHPLPVVLAKGKGAYVWDVDGKKYYDFLSAYSAVNQGHCHPKIIQALKDQAAQLCLTSRAFYNDDLGPYEEYMHHYFGYDKVLPMNSGAEAVETGVKLARRWGYRIKGIPKDEALVIVCNGNFHGRTISIVSMSNDPSAYTDYGPYTPGFVNIPYNDIEALETTLSTQGTKVAAMLVEPIQGEAGVYVPDDGYIKKAYDLCKMHNVLFIADEIQTGIARTGKMLACDHEGVRPDIVLLGKAISGGVLPVSAVLADDEIMMTIGPGEHGSTYGGFPLACKVAMAALDVVKEENMMENAARLGKIFRDEMEAIDTPFIEIVRGKGLLNAVVIRPYKGKEAWDVCLKMAENGLLAKPTHGHIIRFAPPLCITENELRDAISIIKKSILEMV is encoded by the coding sequence ATGGAAATTTCAAAGAATGCACAGCGGTATATCGCCCAAGAGGAAAAATATGGAGCACATAACTACCACCCACTCCCGGTAGTACTCGCCAAAGGAAAGGGGGCGTATGTATGGGATGTGGATGGCAAAAAGTACTATGACTTTTTATCCGCTTACTCAGCTGTTAATCAAGGACACTGCCACCCCAAAATCATTCAAGCACTTAAGGATCAAGCTGCGCAGCTCTGTCTGACATCAAGGGCATTTTATAACGATGACTTAGGCCCGTATGAGGAGTATATGCATCATTACTTTGGTTATGACAAGGTTCTTCCAATGAATAGTGGTGCGGAGGCAGTCGAGACTGGAGTAAAACTAGCCCGTCGATGGGGATATCGTATAAAGGGCATCCCTAAGGATGAAGCTCTTGTCATTGTCTGTAATGGTAATTTTCATGGTCGTACCATAAGTATTGTAAGCATGAGTAATGATCCATCTGCCTATACTGATTATGGACCATACACACCAGGCTTTGTTAACATCCCTTATAATGATATCGAAGCGTTAGAGACTACCCTTTCGACTCAAGGAACGAAGGTCGCAGCCATGCTTGTGGAGCCAATCCAAGGTGAGGCTGGTGTATATGTCCCTGATGATGGCTACATAAAGAAAGCTTATGATTTGTGTAAAATGCACAATGTCCTATTCATCGCCGATGAGATCCAGACAGGCATCGCCCGAACTGGTAAGATGCTAGCATGCGATCATGAAGGCGTCAGACCAGATATAGTCCTCTTAGGGAAGGCTATAAGTGGTGGAGTTCTTCCGGTATCCGCTGTTCTTGCCGATGACGAAATCATGATGACTATAGGTCCAGGTGAACATGGCAGTACTTACGGTGGATTTCCCCTTGCTTGTAAAGTAGCCATGGCAGCCCTTGATGTGGTCAAGGAAGAAAACATGATGGAGAATGCGGCTAGGCTCGGAAAAATATTCCGTGACGAGATGGAAGCTATTGATACTCCATTTATAGAAATAGTTAGGGGAAAGGGACTTCTAAATGCAGTGGTAATCAGGCCTTATAAAGGCAAAGAAGCCTGGGATGTGTGCCTGAAGATGGCTGAAAATGGATTACTAGCAAAGCCTACTCATGGTCATATTATCCGCTTTGCTCCTCCACTATGTATTACAGAAAATGAACTAAGAGATGCGATATCTATTATTAAAAAGTCTATTCTAGAAATGGTCTAA
- a CDS encoding arginine deiminase-related protein: protein MIRKQTTDTVLMVRPARFGFNEETAVTNHFQVRSDQQVDVAMEALAEFDHYVDLLRKNGVEVIVVQDTLEPATPDSIFPNNWFSTHCTGELVFYPMFADNRQLERKLEAVDMLSLMPGVTKIIDLTKWEADMKALEGTGSMILDRVNKVLFACRSPRTDEEILAEFCKELDYEYILFDSTDDEGRPIYHTNVMMCIAPKQVIICMDSIKSEKEQQTLRACFRSAGREIVEITQEQVKSFAGNMLALHNKSGAPLLVMSKAAYDSLTPDQIKRLSNKSKLITPNLNVIEKNGGGSARCMIAEIFLAHNKKIAEEELILIFE from the coding sequence ATGATACGCAAACAAACAACTGATACAGTACTGATGGTCCGCCCCGCAAGGTTTGGTTTTAATGAGGAAACGGCTGTAACTAATCATTTCCAAGTTCGTTCGGATCAGCAGGTTGATGTTGCGATGGAAGCATTAGCGGAGTTTGATCATTATGTAGATCTACTTCGAAAAAATGGAGTCGAGGTCATCGTGGTGCAGGATACTCTAGAGCCAGCGACTCCGGACTCCATCTTCCCCAATAATTGGTTTAGCACACACTGCACTGGAGAGCTTGTCTTCTATCCTATGTTTGCCGATAATAGGCAACTGGAACGTAAGCTGGAGGCTGTAGATATGCTATCATTGATGCCAGGAGTTACAAAGATCATTGATCTCACGAAATGGGAAGCTGACATGAAAGCTCTTGAGGGAACAGGAAGTATGATCCTGGATCGTGTCAATAAGGTCCTCTTTGCCTGCAGAAGCCCCAGAACAGATGAAGAAATCCTAGCCGAATTCTGTAAGGAACTTGACTACGAGTACATTCTCTTCGATTCAACTGATGACGAAGGGCGGCCTATCTACCACACAAATGTCATGATGTGCATTGCTCCTAAGCAGGTTATCATCTGTATGGATAGTATTAAGTCTGAAAAAGAACAACAAACGCTGAGGGCATGCTTTAGGAGTGCTGGGAGAGAAATTGTCGAAATAACCCAAGAGCAAGTCAAGTCATTTGCAGGGAATATGCTTGCACTGCACAACAAATCGGGAGCTCCCCTACTCGTCATGAGCAAAGCAGCCTATGATAGCCTTACGCCTGATCAGATTAAGAGACTGAGTAACAAGAGCAAATTAATCACACCTAATCTTAACGTCATTGAGAAGAATGGTGGTGGCTCTGCTAGATGTATGATAGCTGAGATCTTCTTGGCTCATAATAAAAAGATTGCAGAAGAAGAACTTATACTAATATTTGAATAA
- the pruA gene encoding L-glutamate gamma-semialdehyde dehydrogenase codes for MDNILYNFERPTNEPINSYAPGTLERDRLTEALKSAAATELEVPLIIGGKEVRTGDMGEVVMPHNHKHILAKYHKAGHKEVQMAIDAAMKAHHEWSRLPWLERSSIMLKAAELFSTKYRYELAAAVMLGQSKNPMQAEIDAPCELIDFLRFSAYYASKIYTDQPLSDHTILNRVEYRPLEGFVFALTPFNFTSIALNLTMAPAIMGNVSVWKPSSTAIFSNYLLLKVMKEAGLPDGVINFIPGKGSVIGKSLIPHKDLGGFHFTGSSATFNTLWRQIGENISGYKSYPKIVGETGGKNFVVAHPTANVDEVAVALVRGAYEYQGQKCSAASRAYIPQSMWNELRERLESMIGTIKMGDVTDFSNFMNAVIDETSFDNIKSYIDYAKSSSDVEVIIGGGCDKSEGYFVEPTVILTTDPKFKTMQEEIFGPVLTIFVYDDSKFEDILVLCDETSPYGLTGSIFSRDRYAIETALDKLRFSAGNFYINDKPTGAVVGQQPFGGSRASGTNDKAGGVLNLIRWTNARCIKETFVPPVDYTYPFLK; via the coding sequence ATGGATAATATTCTATATAACTTTGAGAGACCAACCAATGAACCGATAAACTCATACGCTCCAGGGACACTCGAACGTGATCGCCTTACAGAAGCATTAAAAAGTGCGGCTGCCACGGAACTAGAAGTGCCACTCATTATCGGTGGCAAAGAGGTGCGTACTGGTGATATGGGAGAGGTAGTAATGCCTCATAATCACAAACACATTCTGGCTAAATATCACAAAGCTGGCCATAAAGAGGTGCAGATGGCAATTGATGCCGCGATGAAGGCTCACCATGAATGGAGTAGACTGCCATGGCTTGAAAGGAGCTCTATTATGCTAAAAGCGGCTGAACTATTTAGCACAAAATATAGATATGAATTAGCTGCGGCTGTAATGCTGGGTCAGAGTAAAAATCCCATGCAGGCAGAGATCGATGCACCGTGCGAATTGATAGACTTCCTACGTTTCTCTGCCTACTATGCTTCAAAAATATACACAGATCAACCCTTAAGTGATCATACTATACTGAACAGAGTGGAATATCGTCCGCTTGAAGGATTTGTCTTTGCTCTCACACCATTTAACTTCACTAGCATCGCACTGAACCTTACTATGGCTCCTGCTATCATGGGTAATGTATCTGTCTGGAAGCCATCATCAACTGCAATATTCTCAAATTATCTATTGCTTAAAGTGATGAAGGAGGCTGGACTACCTGATGGCGTGATTAATTTCATCCCTGGCAAAGGGAGCGTCATCGGAAAGTCCTTAATACCCCATAAAGATCTTGGAGGATTTCACTTTACTGGTAGTTCTGCAACATTCAATACCTTATGGCGACAAATAGGCGAAAATATTTCAGGGTATAAGAGTTATCCAAAGATTGTTGGAGAGACTGGTGGTAAGAATTTCGTGGTCGCTCATCCTACTGCTAATGTGGATGAAGTAGCGGTGGCTTTAGTACGAGGAGCATACGAGTATCAGGGACAAAAGTGCTCAGCTGCATCACGAGCATACATTCCTCAGAGTATGTGGAATGAGCTACGTGAACGCTTAGAGTCCATGATTGGGACCATCAAGATGGGCGATGTAACAGACTTCTCTAACTTCATGAATGCTGTGATAGACGAAACCTCATTCGATAACATCAAGTCCTATATTGATTATGCTAAGAGCTCGTCTGATGTTGAAGTTATCATCGGTGGTGGATGCGACAAGAGTGAAGGTTACTTTGTGGAGCCAACCGTTATCCTCACAACAGATCCTAAGTTTAAGACGATGCAGGAGGAGATATTTGGACCAGTTCTTACCATCTTTGTGTATGATGACTCTAAGTTTGAAGATATACTTGTGCTATGTGATGAAACCTCTCCATATGGATTGACAGGCTCCATCTTCTCACGAGATAGATACGCAATAGAGACGGCACTAGATAAGCTACGTTTCTCAGCTGGCAACTTTTATATAAATGATAAACCGACAGGTGCTGTGGTAGGTCAACAACCATTTGGTGGAAGTCGTGCTAGTGGTACCAATGATAAAGCTGGTGGGGTTCTCAATCTAATACGCTGGACAAATGCCCGCTGTATTAAAGAGACCTTTGTCCCACCTGTAGATTATACATATCCATTCTTGAAGTAA